In Pomacea canaliculata isolate SZHN2017 linkage group LG12, ASM307304v1, whole genome shotgun sequence, a single genomic region encodes these proteins:
- the LOC112576622 gene encoding LOW QUALITY PROTEIN: uncharacterized protein LOC112576622 (The sequence of the model RefSeq protein was modified relative to this genomic sequence to represent the inferred CDS: deleted 1 base in 1 codon; substituted 1 base at 1 genomic stop codon), with protein sequence MATMVIRTASFRDAEQNMRILSMLNDQRLHSRFCDVVLRVGEEQIFAHSNVLAAASPYFGSFLGMGSDAPRAFCESSPQVIEIHIDSADDNSGFGYGEAVRHVVDFMYTCTIELNSLIITQVIEIAKIMQMTCILDYCSRFQKGENGNLPQNKGTGMPVATPDFSLSRKILRRANASTETEQSMFLKSGGITCXSLNQSTVLSVSNLEDNTTVQTVLTKDTLVVEGDTTLAHSDDNQADNEVKLDVKLNNSSEITDAEGNLGLGSGDIVVDDIKKLVNSSSNSPAPVIVKSENTPAISSMERTLEVQSENVLVDVTCKDQMVGQGIVFPLPLTLPSQETNVADAFRLLPIRGRRKGRRRRKRKPKEVLSDSDPELIQEPEDLDEENLKNKNVNTPGTCVQRQEDDNINAASETNFSENVVTPTNATISPECDVLKTESESEKTTIPSRTRGRKPITSVMATWSSPRLRAGIPRSVYKSDYVMHSLIRRSRHSGTRGQCLPQHEEDTDTGEDGNLEEMGSLLGRLGTESEIGENQTPGLKFVCQTCDFTTSIFRVYRQHMKRHPETDTRSYTCTECDFHTTKARQLLQHRKKHLHEELICSFCEVQLDSPENFQLHLQRHAHALPYFCHSCDMRFKTRTQLATHLPKHMTEKPFVCQVCGNGFKWKHALKNHMVTHSATKDHLCDICGFSTAHKSQLKAHHLIHTGDTFKCPEPGCHFEATKRQNLKYHMVTHTQEKAHQCEVCGQAFSLIKNMRRHMLLHAETRPYHCSLCSYTTTRFDKLKEHKLKQHDIGQPPGKKMKYATRVQRLANRVADGPITIAEDGTIVQAVHTDGEGLRMVGPITIAQDGNSITISSDLTLTDETLTTIAQLATSTSQNTVDGSQPQEAQINISTPEGYPVIARVQFASNIDMGKCEVVGYMAQNE encoded by the exons ATGGCGACTATGGTCATTCGAACAGCTTCCTTTAGAGACGCAGAACAAAACATGCGAATTCTTTCGATGCTGAATGACCAGAGATTGCATTCACGATTTTGTGACGTTGTTCTTAGAGTAGGTGaagaacaaatatttgctcactcAAACGTTTTGGCAGCAGCTAGTCCCTATTTTGGATCTTTTCTTGGAATGGGTTCAGATGCACCAAGGGCATTCTGTGAGAGTTCTCCCCAGGTGATCGAGATCCATATCGACAGTGCTGACGACAACAGTGGCTTCGGATATGGAGAAGCAGTGCGTCATGTGGTGGACTTTATGTATACATGCACCATTGAGTTAAACTCCCTTATCATAACACAAGTGATCGAGATAGCCAAAATCATGCAGATGACGTGCATTTTGGATTACTGCAGCAGGTTTCAAAAAGGTGAAAATGGAAATCTTCCGCAAAATAAAGGCACGGGAATGCCTGTTGCAACTCCAGATTTCAGTCTGTCAAGAAAGATTTTGCGGAGAGCGAATGCATCAACAGAAACAGAACAGAGTATGTTTCTGAAGTCTGGAGGAATTACTTGTTGAT CATTAAATCAAAGTACCGTGCTTTCAGTGTCAAACTTAGAAGACAACACAACTGTCCAGACTGTGCTAACCAAAGATACACTTGTTGTTGAAGGTGATACAACTTTGGCTCATTCTGATGACAACCAAGCAGACAATGAGGTTAAATTAGATGTAAAACTAAATAATTCATCTGAGATAACAGATGCAGAGGGTAATCTTGGACTTGGCAGTGGTGACATTGTAGTGGATGACATTAAAAAGCTAGTGAACAGCTCTTCTAATAGTCCTGCTCCAGTAAttgtaaaaagtgaaaatacaCCAGCTATTTCTAGCATGGAAAGAACACTTGAAGTTCAAAGTGAAAATGTGTTGGTTGATGTGACTTGCAAGGATCAGATGGTTGGACAAGGGATTGTTTTTCCCCTGCCACTTACTTTACCCTCTCAAGAAACTAATGTAGCTGATGCCTTTAGGCTGCTACCTATTCGAGGGCGAAGGAAAGGTAGACGTAGACGAAAAAGGAAACCAAAGGAAGTGTTATCAGACAGTGATCCAGAACTGATTCAGGAGCCAGAGGATCTAGATGAggaaaacttaaaaaacaaGAATGTTAATACACCAGGAACATGTGTTCAAAGGCAAGAAGATGACAATATAAATGCAGCATCGGAAACTAATTTCTCTGAAAATGTAGTCACCCCTACTAATGCAACTATTTCTCCAGAGTGTGATGTGCTCAAGACAGAAAGTGAGAGTGAAAAAACTACTATACCTAGTCGAACTCGAGGTCGGAAGCCCATCACATCAGTTATGGCCACATGGTCTTCCCCTCGACTTCGTGCTGGTATCCCTAGGTCAGTGTACAAATCAGATTATGTCATGCATTCTCTGATCAGGCGCTCTCGACACAGTGGCACTAGAGGGCAGTGCCTTCCCCAGCATGAGGAAGATACAGATACTGGTGAGGATGGGAATTTAGAGGAAATGGGCAGTCTTCTTGGCAGACTTGGAACAGAGAGTGAGATAGGAGAGAATCAGACACCAGGACTAAAGTTTGTATGCCAAACCTGTGATTTTACTACCAGCATATTTCGGGTGTACCGTCAGCATATGAAACGGCACCCTGAGACGGACACAAGGAGTTACACTTGTACAGAGTGCGACTTCCATACTACAAAGGCACGGCAGCTTCTTCAGCACCGTAAAAAGCATCTGCATGAAGAACTCATCTGCAG TTTCTGTGAGGTGCAACTTGATTCTCCAGAGAATTTCCAGTTACATTTACAGCGCCATGCACATGCCCTGCCGTACTTTTGTCACTCTTGTGACATGCGCTTTAAGACACGTACCCAACTGGCAACTCATTTACCCAAACATATGACAGAAAAACCTTTTGTCTGTCAG GTGTGTGGCAATGGGTTCAAGTGGAAACATGCTCTCAAGAACCACATGGTAACCCACAGTGCAACTAAAGATCACCTTTGTGATATCTGTGGATTTTCCACTGCCCACAAAAGCCAGCTGAAGGCTCACCATCTTATCCACACAGGTGATACATTTAAGTGTCCAGAACCAGGCTGTCACTTTGAGGCTACTAAGCGGCAAAATCTCAAATATCATATGGTTACACATACTCAGGAAAAGGCACATCAATGTGAA GTTTGTGGTCAGGCTTTTTCCCTGATCAAAAATATGCGACGTCACATGCTATTGCATGCAGAGACAAGGCCCTACCACTGTTCACTTTGCTCCTACACCACAACACGCTTTGACAAGCTCAAGGAACACAAACTGAAACAGCATGACATTGGCCAGCCCCCAGGCAAAAAGATGAAGTATGCCACCAGGGTTCAGAGACTGGCCAATAGGGTTGCAGATGGACCTATCACCATTGCTGAGGATGGTACAATAGTGCAAGCAG TGCATACAGATGGTGAGGGGCTGCGGATGGTTGGACCAATAACCATTGCTCAGGATGGTAACAGCATCACCATCAGCTCTGATCTGACACTCACTGATGAGACTCTCACAACCATAGCACAGCTAGCAACTTCTACGTCTCAAAATACTGTTGATGGCTCCCAGCCACAAGAAGCTCAAATTAACATTAGCACGCCAGAAGGCTACCCAGTTATTGCCCGTGTTCAATTTGCCTCCAATATTGACATGGGAAAATGTGAAGTGGTCGGATACATGGCTCAGAATGAATGA
- the LOC112577312 gene encoding sorting nexin-21-like — protein sequence MDALLKKIRPQNAALDAQLQDSDPAELALEDDESFTASSITGQLTFAGDADSVDDDAGEREKTAPCTIHFDGSQSSASRVTFEITSAEVIKDTHSSPVTYRRSGYVVISSMILQIDKIWIFHQKTSTFIKKRYSDFECLHKALKKRFPNHVNSLVFPQKLLMGNFSSETIAKRSRAFEQYLSHLYSIFDIRYCPEFAHFFTGDSYAQAMELFVEGKHEEAIPVLETYLPVMEKLYGNSHSRIGHVVCSLVVCYSRTDRPDIAEAYARLAIECLPESSLTVPLLKTAIWLCWRLKKDKQDLEHRLDKIRSSGINVDDVKDLEHILLHQLKFLT from the exons ATGGATGCACTTTTGAAAAAGATTAGACCGCAAAATGCTGCCTTAGACGCCCAGTTGCAAGATTCAGACCCAGCAGAGCTTGCACTAGAGGACGACGAGTCGTTCACTGCATCTAGCATCACTGGTCAACTTACCTTTGCTGGCGATGCAGATTCCGTCGACGATGATGCTGGCGAAAGAG AAAAGACAGCTCCCTGCACAATACATTTTGATGGCAGTCAAAGCAGCGCCAGCAGAGTAACATTCGAGATCACATCAGCAGAGGTCATCAAGGACACTCACTCCAGCCCTGTTACCTACAGGCGTTCAGGATATGTGGTAATATCAAGCATGATTCTGCAGATTGATAAGATTTGGATATTTCACCAG AAGACATCTACCTTCATTAAGAAACGATACTCGGATTTTGAATGCCTCCACAAAGCCCTAAAAAAGAGGTTTCCAAACCATGTTAACTCTTTAGTTTTTCCTCAAAAGCTTCTCATGGGGAATTTCTCCAGCGAAACTATTGCCAAACGCAGTCGGGCATTTGAACAATACTTGAGtcatctttattctatctttgaTATTCGATATTGTCCAGAGTTTGCACATTTCTTTACTGGGGATAGCTATGCACAAGCAATGGAGCTCTTTGTGGAAGGAAAACACGAGGAAGCAATTCCTGTTTTGGAGACATATTTACCTGTTATGGAAAAACTGTATGGCAACTCTCATTCACGCATTGGTCATGTAGTGTGCTCACTGGTTGTGTGTTACTCTCGGACTGACAGGCCAGACATCGCAGAGGCCTATGCTCGCTTAGCAATTGAATGTCTACCAGAATCGTCTCTCACTGTGCCACTGCTGAAAACTGCAATTTGGCTTTGTTGGAGGCTAAAGAAAGACAAGCAAGATCTTGAACACAGACTTGACAAAATCAGATCGAGTGGCATCAATGTTGATGATGTGAAAGACCTGGAGCACATTCTGCTTCACCAGCTTAAGTTTCTTACTTGA